Part of the Nicotiana sylvestris chromosome 2, ASM39365v2, whole genome shotgun sequence genome, ACACTCAGTATGTTACTCAAGAAATTATTGCTACTATTGTGGCTCAACGCAGAACTAAGAAGGCTTTAACTCATAAAAGGAAGGGTAGATCCACAAAAGAGGTCCAAGTACCCCGAGTTGAACATGAAGAATGGGTGGATAATGATGAGCAAGTACCTCAAGatccagtgttgcccccaacaacAGCTACGACTCAGACAACTATATCCCTAGAGGTGGGTCAGATATTTAATGTAGTCAACAGTGCTATGGGGATGTTTAAAGCCTTCATGGCCAACCAGAACAAGAGAAGAGATGAGTTTCCACCTCAATCAAATAGACAGAACAATTCTGAGTCCTCAAGAatgaatgaatttttgaagttgagtcCTCCAGTGTTTCATGGTTCTATAGTTGAGGAAGATCCAATGTTATGGCTGGAGGGTGTCAAGAAAGCCCTCCGAgtgatgaaagcatttgatgataaAGTTGTGGAGTTGGCTGCTTACCAGCTTAGAGATGTGGCTGGCGTTTGGTTTGAGATGCgggaaaaggaaagagatgaagatgatggtccgcctacttgggaagaatttgaagaggccTTCATGGCTAACTTTATCACAGAAGAGGATAGGGAAGTTAAGGCTACAGAGTTCGAACAGctcaagcaagggaataaaagtgTGCAAGAGTACTACATGGAATTCATAAGGTTATCTAAGCATGCTCTTCACATGGTTAAGACAGAAAAAGCAAAGATTCGCAGGTTTGTTGGCGGTTTGGCTTACCACATTAAGGATACAACATTAGCTGCAGCGGTAAAAATGACAGCTTTCTCCTCTGTTGTGGGATTCTCCAAGCACTTAGAAAAAGACAGACAacaaaggagagaagaaaaagagcataACAAGAAAGCCCAGACAATGGGCAGGTTTAATGGTGCATCCAGCGGAGGTGGAAAGGATTCCTCTAATAAGGATTCATTAGCACCAGCTCAGTCCAGTCATCAGTCGGGTGGTGGGTCTTCCTTCAGACATACTCAGAGTTATGGAAACCAATCTCGCCAGAATTAGAATTTTAGGGCAGCATCCTCACATAGCCAGAGTCATGCTGAGCAACATTCACACCAACAAGGTCTTTATGGAACATGTAAGCGGCAACATTCAGGTCAGTACAAGCTTGGGTTTCATGGTTGCTATCATTGCAGAGACATTGGTCATATAAAGGCCAACTGCCCAAAGTTGAGACATAATTTCAGTGGGGGATCAACTCGTCCTTCTAGTTCCTCAGCTACTGCAGTTGCACCATCCCAGGCTCGTGGTTCTCATAATCAGGTCGGGCATGGGGCAGGCAGAGGTGCAGATCGAGTTACTCAGGGAGGGGAACAACCCCGTTTGTTTGCTACACTTGATCTTCAGAGTGAAGAGGCATCTTCAGAAGTTACTACAGGTATACTTTTAGTCTGCTCACATAATGCTTATGCCATAATGGATCCAGGTTTAACGTTTTCATATGTGACTCCATACTTTGCGATTAACCTCGGACTAGAACCTGAACAAATTAGTGAGCCATTCCTAGTATCTACTCCAGTTGGAGAGTCAGTGAAAATCACAAGAGTCTATAGAGGTTGTATAGTTTCAGTCCAAGGTCGTAACACCAAGGCCGATCTCATAGAATTAGAAATGCTGGATTTCGATGTgatcatgggtatggattggttgtcttcctgctatgccatgttagattgt contains:
- the LOC138883975 gene encoding uncharacterized protein; its protein translation is MLSNIHTNKVFMEHVSGNIQANCPKLRHNFSGGSTRPSSSSATAVAPSQARGSHNQVGHGAGRGADRVTQGGEQPRLFATLDLQSEEASSEVTTGILLVCSHNAYAIMDPGLTFSYVTPYFAINLGLEPEQISEPFLVSTPVGESVKITRVYRGCIVSVQGRNTKADLIELEMLDFDVIMGMDWLSSCYAMLDCHAKIVRF